One genomic segment of Bremerella alba includes these proteins:
- a CDS encoding nucleoside deaminase, producing the protein MTPESLMQLAIEKCRTGIALGQTPFGCAIELNGQVIAASHNTVWQTIDITAHAEINALREACRQTQHPLLEGAIVATTCEPCPMCAAALHWARVEKVYFGATIADAGAAGFSELDLPAEKVIAAGGGSTILVPNLLRDECQALFAEWKQDEKRRHY; encoded by the coding sequence ATGACGCCGGAATCTCTGATGCAATTGGCGATTGAGAAATGCCGCACAGGCATCGCGCTCGGCCAGACGCCGTTTGGTTGTGCGATTGAACTCAATGGTCAAGTCATTGCCGCCTCGCACAATACGGTTTGGCAAACTATCGACATCACAGCCCATGCCGAGATCAACGCGCTGCGGGAAGCTTGTCGACAAACCCAACATCCGCTTTTAGAAGGGGCGATTGTTGCGACGACCTGCGAGCCATGTCCCATGTGCGCAGCGGCGCTGCATTGGGCTCGTGTTGAAAAGGTTTACTTCGGCGCGACAATCGCCGATGCCGGTGCAGCAGGTTTCAGCGAGTTGGACCTGCCGGCAGAAAAAGTGATCGCTGCAGGGGGCGGATCGACAATATTGGTGCCGAATCTACTTCGCGATGAATGTCAGGCCTTATTCGCTGAGTGGAAACAAGACGAAAAGAGGCGGCATTACTAA
- the queF gene encoding preQ(1) synthase, with the protein MSEENRGLLETFENQHPNRDYEIEISVPEFTSVCPKTGQPDFGTIHITYIPEALCVELKSLKLYMQAYRNQGIFYENVTNVILNDLVESLQPRWMQVRAEFTPRGGISSTITVEHYSDTPPEELHVI; encoded by the coding sequence GTGTCAGAAGAGAATCGCGGACTTCTCGAAACCTTCGAGAACCAACACCCCAACCGAGATTACGAGATCGAAATCAGCGTGCCTGAGTTCACTTCGGTCTGCCCTAAAACCGGCCAGCCTGACTTCGGCACGATCCATATCACGTACATCCCGGAAGCCCTATGCGTAGAACTGAAAAGCCTGAAGCTGTACATGCAGGCCTATCGCAACCAGGGAATCTTCTACGAAAACGTGACCAACGTTATCCTTAACGACCTGGTCGAAAGCCTGCAGCCTCGCTGGATGCAGGTCCGTGCCGAATTCACCCCACGTGGTGGAATCAGTTCGACGATTACTGTCGAACATTACAGCGACACGCCACCGGAAGAACTGCACGTGATTTAA
- a CDS encoding 7-carboxy-7-deazaguanine synthase QueE, producing MRIAEIYPSIQGEGLLTGEPSTFVRASGCNLRCWFCDTPHASWNPEGEDLSVAEILGRIELLEVRNVVLTGGEPMLFAEMIPLCEGIRRSGRHITIETAGTLHLPLPCDLMSISPKLSNSTPNAQEFPRWHRRHEQSRDQPEVIQRLIDEFPYQFKFVIDKREDCDEVLTYLGRFPGILRDRVYVMPQGIEQTQLDSITQWLTPWSEEHGLQLCYRKQIEWFGFARGT from the coding sequence GTGCGAATAGCTGAAATTTATCCATCGATTCAGGGCGAAGGCCTTCTGACCGGCGAGCCCAGTACGTTCGTCCGGGCCAGTGGTTGTAACTTGCGCTGTTGGTTCTGCGACACGCCGCATGCGTCTTGGAATCCGGAAGGGGAAGATCTTTCGGTCGCGGAAATATTAGGACGGATCGAACTCTTGGAAGTTCGCAACGTTGTGCTAACTGGCGGTGAGCCCATGCTATTTGCCGAGATGATCCCGCTTTGCGAGGGGATCCGGCGATCGGGACGGCATATCACTATTGAAACGGCCGGGACGCTGCACCTTCCCTTGCCGTGCGACCTGATGTCGATCAGTCCCAAGCTTTCTAACTCGACACCCAATGCCCAGGAATTTCCGCGTTGGCATCGGCGGCACGAGCAATCGCGAGATCAGCCTGAGGTTATTCAGCGGCTAATCGATGAATTTCCGTATCAATTCAAGTTCGTCATCGATAAACGGGAAGACTGTGACGAGGTACTGACCTACCTGGGGCGGTTTCCGGGTATACTCCGTGACCGCGTGTATGTGATGCCGCAAGGAATCGAGCAAACGCAGTTAGACTCGATCACCCAGTGGCTCACGCCGTGGTCGGAAGAGCACGGTTTGCAACTTTGTTACCGCAAGCAAATCGAATGGTTCGGATTTGCTCGAGGGACTTAG
- a CDS encoding FHA domain-containing protein, translated as MVQNNVVPRSKRDSRLLGKSNSALVLKIEGTERDGQIIRVHAPKCLIGSSADCQLRLIAADVQPKHCVIYRGSGGMIVKSWTRDTRVNGDTVSEAWLRIGDRLSLGSLSFEVLADQQVESPAVTQPLPIQSPSHRKLRKRSNRRIRNLLNEVRKQKNSFSALQTKFDQTQLLVDSLMTREADTHEVSQPSATESTEHRIERRKRHNQRTRLLLNHVRDLISSNNTIQAELREQLEIKQNQVNEIRQELTSHADSTEEERARHRRLESDLQESVALIAHLKEQSNELQSREERLRQRWISTRKLGKTRVNSILSHLRGVRDQLSQLDASANEKEDEGVSRLTKMRLAYEDASRDLHESQDSLKDAESELAWTQQELEQRQQHSENVGRKIAELEQQLADAQDAQPSGMTDEEVAQHESKLKQLHSQLDDATLRGDDLKLQLDELRQQNLELHETITQQKEIEDNWRNQLDDARQQCLEIRRQLEDERRLADLQSHDENALSPEEDESPLDHLRSMGILRETPPPTLPEESSHHDSEAEIPAESPETDQPPAVNPVTGLSSFPDFEFPEEETPQEPEVDAPSYESFSETAAEETENLAATLGSDDDISIDDYMQSLLARMRAKSGDPEPAPQQKSTEKTIAAKPEPVKPEEPVKPITREEFVPSRFAPEQTSDIRRLRELANETAKAAIDSATLNRWESLCKSKLFVSMLALATGFFLHYLSPSYLSISFAGACLAYVVTVFWWLQSAVIYQHVKNHRRDRMEKRFNDEIINPHSLPQATDHIEGSQD; from the coding sequence ATGGTCCAAAACAACGTCGTCCCCCGATCGAAACGCGATTCTCGACTTCTCGGTAAGTCGAACTCGGCGCTGGTATTGAAAATTGAAGGTACCGAGCGTGATGGTCAGATCATTCGTGTTCATGCGCCGAAATGTCTGATCGGATCGTCCGCAGATTGCCAACTGCGTTTGATTGCTGCCGATGTCCAGCCGAAGCACTGTGTGATCTATCGCGGTTCGGGCGGAATGATCGTGAAGTCGTGGACCCGCGACACACGCGTCAACGGCGACACCGTCAGCGAAGCCTGGCTACGCATCGGCGATCGCTTGAGCCTGGGAAGCTTGAGCTTCGAGGTCCTAGCTGACCAGCAAGTCGAATCGCCGGCAGTTACCCAACCTTTGCCAATTCAATCACCATCGCATCGAAAGCTACGCAAGAGGTCCAATCGCCGGATTCGCAATCTATTGAACGAAGTCCGCAAGCAGAAAAATTCCTTCAGCGCATTGCAGACCAAATTCGACCAGACGCAGCTGCTTGTCGATTCTCTGATGACCCGCGAGGCCGACACGCACGAGGTTTCGCAACCCTCGGCAACCGAATCGACCGAACATCGCATCGAGCGCCGCAAGCGGCACAACCAACGTACCCGACTCTTGCTCAATCATGTTCGCGATCTGATTAGCAGCAACAACACCATTCAGGCTGAGCTGCGAGAACAGCTAGAGATTAAGCAGAATCAAGTCAACGAAATTCGGCAAGAGTTGACTTCTCATGCCGATTCCACAGAAGAAGAACGAGCACGACATCGCCGGCTCGAGTCTGACCTGCAAGAGTCCGTGGCCTTGATCGCGCATCTAAAGGAACAGTCAAACGAACTTCAATCGCGTGAAGAGCGTCTTCGCCAGCGATGGATTTCTACGCGTAAGCTCGGCAAAACCCGCGTGAACTCGATTCTCTCGCACCTGCGTGGTGTGCGAGATCAGCTTTCACAGCTGGATGCCTCCGCGAACGAGAAAGAAGATGAAGGTGTTTCTCGCTTAACTAAAATGCGGCTTGCGTACGAGGATGCCTCGCGTGACTTGCATGAAAGCCAAGACTCGCTCAAAGATGCCGAGAGCGAATTGGCGTGGACACAACAGGAACTCGAACAGCGTCAGCAGCACTCAGAAAACGTGGGACGTAAGATCGCCGAGTTGGAACAGCAACTCGCCGATGCCCAAGACGCTCAGCCAAGCGGCATGACTGACGAGGAAGTTGCCCAGCACGAGTCGAAACTTAAGCAGTTGCATAGCCAACTCGATGACGCCACATTGCGTGGCGACGACCTGAAACTTCAGCTGGACGAACTGCGACAGCAAAACCTCGAACTCCATGAGACCATCACCCAGCAGAAAGAGATCGAGGACAATTGGAGGAACCAGTTGGATGACGCTCGGCAACAGTGCCTGGAAATTCGTCGTCAACTGGAAGACGAACGACGCTTGGCCGACCTGCAAAGCCACGACGAAAATGCCCTGTCGCCAGAGGAGGACGAGTCACCGCTCGATCACCTACGATCGATGGGTATTCTCCGAGAAACGCCCCCTCCGACCCTGCCAGAGGAGTCTTCGCATCACGATTCTGAAGCCGAGATTCCAGCGGAGTCGCCCGAAACCGACCAACCACCGGCTGTGAATCCGGTAACCGGCCTTTCGAGCTTCCCTGATTTTGAATTCCCTGAGGAAGAAACACCGCAGGAACCGGAAGTTGATGCACCCTCGTATGAGTCATTCAGCGAAACGGCCGCTGAAGAGACCGAGAACTTAGCTGCCACTCTCGGCAGCGACGATGACATCTCGATCGACGACTACATGCAAAGCCTCTTGGCACGAATGCGAGCTAAGAGCGGCGATCCGGAACCCGCACCTCAGCAAAAATCCACCGAAAAAACAATCGCAGCCAAGCCTGAGCCTGTCAAACCAGAGGAACCTGTCAAACCGATTACGCGGGAAGAGTTCGTCCCGTCGCGTTTTGCACCAGAACAAACGTCTGACATTCGCAGGCTACGCGAACTCGCTAATGAAACGGCTAAAGCGGCGATCGATTCGGCAACACTCAATCGCTGGGAATCGCTCTGCAAATCGAAACTGTTCGTCTCGATGTTGGCCCTGGCAACCGGCTTCTTCCTGCACTATCTCTCGCCAAGCTACCTAAGCATTTCCTTCGCGGGTGCTTGCCTGGCGTACGTGGTGACAGTCTTCTGGTGGCTACAGTCCGCAGTGATTTACCAGCATGTTAAGAATCATCGTCGGGATCGTATGGAAAAACGCTTCAACGATGAAATCATTAATCCGCATAGTTTGCCCCAAGCTACTGATCACATCGAAGGCAGCCAAGACTAA
- a CDS encoding TraR/DksA family transcriptional regulator, which yields MPRPRDEFIGKMKEILLRRRDALRKALAGDLSLLKELEQTSGDVVDFALDSVQDELSSQLAEVESRELASIDTALEQIKAGKYGECEGCSATIPIARLQALPYATLCIKCQRELEELGPDGVSWAQTDDTQAVN from the coding sequence ATGCCGCGGCCAAGAGACGAATTTATTGGGAAGATGAAGGAAATTCTCCTTCGCCGTCGTGACGCCCTGCGTAAGGCTCTCGCCGGGGACTTGAGTCTGCTGAAAGAACTTGAGCAGACATCAGGCGACGTCGTTGATTTCGCACTCGATTCGGTCCAGGACGAACTCAGTTCGCAGCTGGCCGAGGTCGAAAGTCGCGAGTTGGCGAGCATCGACACCGCATTAGAACAAATCAAAGCGGGTAAGTATGGGGAATGCGAAGGCTGTAGCGCCACCATTCCGATCGCCCGCTTGCAAGCGCTTCCTTACGCTACTTTGTGCATTAAATGCCAGCGTGAACTGGAAGAACTTGGACCCGATGGGGTCAGTTGGGCTCAAACCGACGATACGCAAGCCGTCAACTAA
- a CDS encoding S1C family serine protease: MRSFLALSLVLLTAGFTTGQDRSLVSADRAAMREEILAEADFLERQLNHLKRVVKYARPSIVHIETTMAGNGFSKSSEVDEAGAGIIFKHDKSFFVLTNRHVINQAPLERIRIYLEDGRLIRARRVLTDRDTDVAVVEVDADRLIPAEVGDSSQVEVGENVFAVGSPFGLSQTVTSGIISAVGRRNLQLGRQGLKLQNFFQTDAAINPGNSGGPLINLRGEVIGLNTAIASNSGGNDGIGFAIPIHAALGVAEQLIEKGQVARAFFGVRMDADFDAAAAKEIGLFRARGAKVSGVTPGSPAEAAMIQVGDVITRFYGQEVEDDLQLISIVSLCPLDEDIRFEIYRDGKVIAKTVRLAARNRFEN; the protein is encoded by the coding sequence ATGCGATCTTTCCTTGCTCTTTCGCTCGTTCTCCTGACAGCTGGTTTTACGACTGGGCAGGATCGCTCTCTCGTATCTGCAGATCGCGCGGCAATGCGGGAAGAAATATTAGCGGAAGCCGATTTCCTCGAGCGTCAGCTCAACCATCTAAAGCGGGTCGTCAAATATGCGCGTCCTTCGATTGTGCATATCGAAACGACGATGGCCGGCAATGGGTTCTCGAAGTCGAGCGAAGTGGACGAGGCAGGTGCCGGAATCATCTTTAAGCACGATAAGAGCTTTTTCGTTCTAACCAACCGTCATGTGATCAATCAGGCACCGCTCGAGCGAATTCGGATCTACCTGGAAGATGGTCGCCTGATACGTGCCCGGCGGGTGCTAACCGATCGCGATACCGATGTGGCCGTTGTAGAAGTCGATGCCGATCGCTTGATTCCTGCCGAGGTGGGCGACAGTTCCCAGGTCGAAGTGGGTGAGAATGTCTTCGCCGTCGGCAGTCCGTTTGGCCTCAGCCAGACCGTCACCTCCGGAATTATCAGTGCCGTCGGACGACGCAACCTACAACTGGGGCGACAAGGCTTGAAGCTACAGAACTTCTTTCAAACCGACGCGGCCATCAATCCCGGCAATAGCGGCGGACCACTGATCAATCTGCGGGGAGAAGTAATTGGTCTGAACACGGCCATCGCCAGCAACTCGGGCGGGAACGACGGAATTGGCTTTGCAATTCCAATTCATGCAGCCTTAGGGGTGGCAGAGCAATTGATTGAAAAAGGTCAGGTAGCTCGGGCCTTCTTTGGCGTGCGGATGGATGCCGACTTCGACGCGGCGGCGGCTAAAGAGATTGGTTTGTTCCGAGCTCGCGGTGCCAAAGTCAGCGGTGTTACGCCGGGCTCGCCTGCGGAAGCCGCGATGATCCAAGTGGGCGACGTTATTACCCGGTTCTATGGGCAGGAAGTAGAAGACGACCTGCAACTTATTAGCATCGTCAGCCTGTGCCCGCTGGATGAGGACATTCGTTTTGAGATCTACCGAGACGGAAAGGTCATCGCGAAGACCGTTCGCCTGGCTGCTCGGAATCGGTTTGAGAACTAA
- a CDS encoding nucleoside hydrolase, translating to MSRKVIIDCDPGIDDAIALMIALFDPSLDVVAITSTAGNVNADQAYTNLQALIECLDPPRRPRIAMGPGPRHAPPVDSTFLHGSDGLAEIHLNVAKLHQTHSAEKLIGDEIRAFPDEVTILCLGPMTNVANCLQRDPTFASQVGQIIIMGGSLNGIGNVSPCAEFNCHFDAESARRVLHSKTTKTLVPIDITSQVTFGIDLLDHIPKQESRVTKLLNQILPFSFRSHRRHLAQEGISLNDAVALVALMQPELFESVPMAGDVETQGDLTLGATIFDKRIVRTWTPNMEVMTSVDTAGVKDCIIRGVLQAAKETAE from the coding sequence ATGTCCAGGAAGGTCATTATCGACTGTGATCCCGGCATCGATGACGCCATCGCGCTCATGATCGCCCTCTTCGATCCGAGTCTGGATGTCGTTGCGATCACCTCTACTGCCGGAAACGTCAATGCAGATCAAGCCTATACCAACTTGCAGGCATTGATTGAATGTCTCGATCCGCCGCGGCGTCCCCGCATTGCCATGGGGCCTGGTCCACGTCATGCTCCGCCGGTCGATTCCACCTTTTTGCATGGCAGTGATGGCTTGGCCGAAATCCACCTGAACGTGGCCAAGCTGCATCAAACGCATTCAGCCGAAAAGCTGATCGGTGACGAAATCCGAGCTTTTCCGGATGAAGTCACTATTCTTTGCCTGGGCCCTATGACCAATGTGGCGAACTGTCTGCAGCGCGATCCTACGTTCGCCTCCCAGGTCGGACAGATCATCATTATGGGAGGTTCGCTCAATGGAATCGGCAACGTGAGCCCCTGTGCAGAATTCAACTGCCATTTCGATGCCGAAAGCGCACGTCGGGTGCTGCACTCGAAAACGACCAAAACGTTGGTGCCAATCGATATCACCAGCCAAGTCACCTTCGGAATCGATCTGCTCGATCACATTCCGAAGCAAGAATCGCGGGTCACGAAGTTATTGAATCAGATTCTGCCGTTCTCGTTCCGCTCGCATCGACGTCATTTAGCCCAGGAAGGTATCAGTCTGAACGATGCCGTGGCGCTGGTTGCCCTGATGCAGCCAGAACTGTTTGAGTCCGTTCCCATGGCTGGCGATGTCGAGACGCAAGGAGACCTGACCCTCGGAGCAACGATTTTCGATAAGCGAATCGTGCGGACCTGGACACCTAACATGGAAGTGATGACCAGCGTCGATACCGCCGGAGTGAAAGATTGCATTATCCGCGGAGTCCTTCAAGCCGCTAAAGAAACGGCGGAATAA
- the trpD gene encoding anthranilate phosphoribosyltransferase has translation MSHSEVIAKVRSGTDLALEEMAAAIGEMMKGDWSDDDIGSLLIALNEKGPSVDEIAGAATAMRSHMITIESPNEAFIDTCGTGGDRSGTFNISTATALVIAGAGVTVAKHGNRSVTSKSGSADVLSRLGVNIEADVPTIEKCLNEVGICFCFAPLMHGSMKHVAPVRKKLGEPTIFNLLGPLCNPANAPYQLLGVGRPEYRELLASALQKLGTTKAVFVTGRDGMDEVTISDVTDVIIATPAGLVPIVWQPEEFGIERQGKEGMLVEGPEESAAMIRRVLSGEKGGARDIVVINAAAALWTIGKIDSLSECARLAEIAIDSGAAEATLTKLAEVSRG, from the coding sequence TTGTCGCACTCAGAAGTTATTGCCAAGGTACGGTCCGGGACAGATCTAGCCCTCGAAGAAATGGCCGCTGCCATCGGTGAAATGATGAAAGGGGATTGGAGCGACGATGATATTGGCTCGTTGCTGATCGCCTTGAACGAAAAGGGCCCCAGCGTCGATGAAATCGCCGGTGCCGCCACCGCGATGCGTAGCCATATGATCACGATTGAGTCGCCCAACGAGGCGTTTATCGATACTTGTGGGACCGGAGGGGATCGTAGCGGAACTTTTAATATCAGCACGGCAACGGCTTTGGTGATTGCCGGAGCTGGGGTGACGGTTGCCAAGCATGGTAATCGGAGCGTAACCAGCAAGTCTGGCAGCGCGGATGTTCTTTCCCGCCTGGGCGTGAACATCGAGGCCGACGTACCGACCATCGAAAAGTGCTTGAATGAAGTCGGCATTTGCTTCTGTTTCGCCCCGCTGATGCATGGCTCGATGAAGCATGTGGCGCCGGTACGGAAGAAGTTAGGTGAGCCGACGATCTTCAATTTGCTGGGGCCCCTGTGTAATCCGGCCAATGCTCCGTATCAGTTATTGGGTGTCGGTAGACCCGAATATCGAGAATTGCTGGCAAGTGCGCTTCAGAAATTGGGTACGACCAAAGCGGTGTTTGTGACCGGACGCGATGGAATGGATGAAGTCACGATCAGTGACGTGACCGACGTGATCATCGCGACGCCGGCCGGATTAGTACCGATTGTGTGGCAGCCGGAAGAATTTGGGATCGAGCGACAAGGGAAAGAGGGCATGCTGGTCGAGGGGCCCGAGGAAAGCGCAGCCATGATTCGCCGCGTCCTTTCAGGCGAAAAGGGGGGAGCACGCGACATTGTCGTGATTAATGCCGCCGCCGCCCTGTGGACGATTGGCAAGATTGACTCACTCAGCGAATGTGCACGACTCGCGGAAATCGCGATTGATAGTGGTGCGGCAGAAGCGACGCTGACCAAGCTGGCGGAGGTCAGTCGCGGGTGA
- a CDS encoding MFS transporter: MKSAGTTLAILILAVCAAHAMVHVLEGSLPCVEQSIATQFHVGSATTGWLQTVWRFPWGVGALLAGWLVDRYGAKRMLALYLLGGGVTCFTSILLPGLPLLFASMFMMGVMASIYHPAGLALLSHETTPDTLPKTLGWHGVFGSLGIGGVPLIAAGVLSLTHSWHAFYAVLGVMSIALGMVFVYLTLQSPERVFSKVDQAAPDDRGNWGSFGVLLVMSSLIGLSYHGVMSFLPRYLSDAKVLGFHTEGEIGGNILAASSLLLGCIGQYMAGQMARPKRLEFQLMLICAGTIPFLVGMSFAPPQWKWYCVAAWGMIFFMHQPVFNSLIAKYTPRSRRSLCYGVSFAVGNGIGAIAAGLVGENTHLQSAYLGLAGCASLAALSGLILWIRATRYPSIGPENS, from the coding sequence GTGAAGTCAGCCGGAACAACCTTAGCGATCTTAATTCTGGCGGTCTGCGCGGCCCATGCCATGGTGCATGTGCTGGAGGGATCGCTGCCGTGTGTCGAGCAGTCGATTGCCACGCAATTCCATGTTGGCTCGGCGACCACTGGCTGGCTGCAAACCGTGTGGCGATTTCCCTGGGGCGTCGGGGCGCTTCTTGCCGGTTGGCTGGTCGATCGATACGGGGCCAAGCGGATGCTGGCGCTTTATTTGCTTGGCGGAGGGGTTACCTGTTTCACGTCGATCTTACTGCCGGGACTTCCTCTGCTTTTTGCCTCGATGTTTATGATGGGGGTAATGGCAAGCATCTATCATCCGGCGGGACTGGCGCTACTTTCGCATGAAACGACGCCGGATACGCTCCCTAAAACGCTCGGTTGGCATGGGGTGTTCGGTTCGCTCGGGATCGGCGGTGTCCCGTTGATTGCTGCCGGAGTGCTTTCGCTTACCCACTCTTGGCACGCTTTTTATGCCGTTCTGGGCGTAATGTCGATTGCGTTGGGCATGGTATTCGTTTATCTCACTTTGCAGTCACCAGAGCGAGTATTCTCGAAAGTCGATCAGGCTGCTCCCGACGATCGTGGCAACTGGGGTAGCTTTGGTGTTCTGTTGGTTATGTCCAGTTTGATTGGTTTGTCTTACCACGGCGTGATGAGTTTTTTGCCGCGCTACCTATCGGATGCGAAAGTCCTCGGATTTCATACCGAGGGAGAGATCGGCGGGAATATCTTAGCGGCCAGTTCTCTCTTATTAGGGTGCATTGGCCAGTACATGGCTGGGCAAATGGCTCGTCCCAAACGGCTTGAATTCCAGTTGATGTTGATTTGTGCCGGGACGATTCCTTTTCTCGTTGGCATGAGCTTTGCTCCGCCCCAGTGGAAATGGTACTGCGTAGCGGCGTGGGGGATGATCTTCTTCATGCATCAACCGGTGTTTAATAGTTTGATTGCCAAATACACCCCCCGGTCACGCCGCAGCCTGTGCTATGGGGTCTCGTTTGCGGTAGGAAACGGCATTGGGGCCATTGCGGCAGGGCTTGTCGGAGAGAATACTCATTTGCAGTCCGCTTATTTGGGACTGGCCGGATGTGCGTCGCTGGCCGCTTTGAGTGGACTGATTTTATGGATTCGCGCGACCAGGTACCCTTCTATCGGGCCAGAAAACTCGTGA
- a CDS encoding STAS domain-containing protein produces MAIKYHYLRVRDVQDVVVAEFIQSSILDETAIDRVGKEFEQLILEAATAKKLLLNFRAIEYMSSAMIGKLILLNKNCKNAKIKFKVCNVTGNILEVFQIMKIGKVIDIQKDEKTAVDAFSGPSIGKWFGLS; encoded by the coding sequence ATGGCGATCAAATACCACTATTTACGAGTCCGCGACGTGCAAGACGTCGTTGTTGCAGAATTCATCCAGTCTTCGATTTTGGACGAAACGGCGATCGATCGCGTTGGGAAGGAATTCGAGCAACTGATTTTAGAAGCCGCCACGGCCAAGAAGCTGCTGCTTAATTTTCGCGCCATCGAATACATGTCGTCGGCCATGATCGGTAAGTTAATTCTGCTGAACAAGAATTGCAAAAACGCAAAGATCAAGTTCAAAGTCTGCAACGTGACCGGCAATATTCTGGAAGTCTTCCAGATTATGAAGATTGGCAAAGTGATCGACATCCAGAAGGACGAAAAGACCGCCGTTGATGCGTTCAGCGGGCCATCGATCGGAAAGTGGTTCGGGCTGAGCTAG